From Deltaproteobacteria bacterium, a single genomic window includes:
- the corA gene encoding magnesium/cobalt transporter CorA yields the protein MLINCVAYQDGRKLADIPVSEIHSYIQRKDCFVWVAIKDPEPEELAAMQAQFGLHDLAVEDAHHGHQRPKIEEYGQSLFVVLHMIENGGEELKVGEVAIFVGPNYVLSVRSRAERGFVDVRKRCEGEPDLLKHGSGYVLYALMDAVVDRYFPILDFIETELEQVEERIFAKQTERQSIEALYGIKQKLMTLRHAVEPLLEAIGRLHGGRVPQLALGLQDYFRDVSDHLVRLNQSIDSLRDMVTTAISVSLSLVSLQENEVTKRLAAYGALIAVPTLVAGIYGMNFKYMPEIEWIHGYPVTLIVMVLIDLYLFFRFRKAKWL from the coding sequence ATGCTGATTAACTGCGTCGCTTACCAAGACGGCCGCAAGCTCGCCGACATACCGGTAAGCGAGATTCATTCCTACATTCAGCGCAAAGATTGTTTTGTCTGGGTTGCGATCAAAGACCCTGAGCCCGAAGAGCTTGCCGCGATGCAAGCTCAATTTGGTCTGCATGATCTCGCCGTCGAGGACGCGCACCACGGCCACCAGCGGCCTAAGATCGAAGAGTACGGCCAATCGTTGTTTGTCGTGCTGCACATGATTGAGAATGGCGGCGAGGAGTTGAAAGTCGGCGAGGTCGCCATCTTCGTCGGACCCAACTATGTTCTCTCCGTGCGCAGCCGCGCTGAGCGCGGCTTTGTTGATGTGCGTAAGCGCTGCGAAGGTGAGCCCGATCTGCTCAAGCATGGCTCGGGCTACGTGCTTTACGCGCTGATGGACGCGGTGGTGGACCGCTACTTTCCGATTTTGGATTTCATTGAAACCGAGCTTGAACAAGTGGAAGAGCGGATCTTTGCCAAACAGACCGAGCGCCAGAGTATCGAGGCGCTCTACGGCATCAAGCAAAAGTTGATGACGCTGCGACATGCCGTGGAGCCTTTGCTCGAAGCGATCGGCCGCCTGCACGGCGGCCGCGTGCCGCAGTTGGCGTTGGGCCTGCAAGATTATTTTCGCGACGTGTCAGATCATCTCGTGCGCTTAAATCAATCCATCGATAGCTTGCGCGATATGGTAACTACGGCCATCTCCGTGAGCTTGTCGCTGGTCTCGTTGCAGGAAAACGAAGTGACTAAGCGGCTCGCTGCCTACGGCGCGCTGATCGCCGTGCCGACCCTGGTCGCCGGTATCTATGGGATGAACTTCAAATACATGCCGGAGATCGAGTGGATTCACGGCTATCCTGTGACGCTGATCGTGATGGTGCTGATTGACCTCTATTTGTTCTTCCGGTTCCGTAAAGCGAAGTGGCTCTGA
- a CDS encoding alpha/beta hydrolase, whose protein sequence is MKKKAKPVKKKTTKAKSKTTRVRVATGKKPKVAAKAHGKAHQGDPRRRYFTHEGLKLHYWEWGDPNEHTYVFVHGIRDQGRSWDHFLDALRRRGVPIKHAVALDLRGHGDSDWLGLSRAYQHEDFLTDLAGLLKHLDKEPVTIIGHSLGGSMCLLYAGTFPERVKRMVLLESLGPFARADEEVPNIIAERLSGRDYIEIPFPHETVQAAAKAIQKTFPLIPDRAALHMAEHGAYFKGGRYRWKHDPILRYRTTTAMSEGQIEAFIKRLQCPILFVYGTESDFMKSVRGHRAQLFPNAQIVPIEGAGHHIPHEKPEELAEVVVPFLLSE, encoded by the coding sequence ATGAAGAAGAAAGCAAAGCCGGTTAAGAAAAAAACCACCAAGGCAAAGTCCAAAACGACCCGGGTCAGGGTCGCGACCGGAAAAAAACCGAAAGTTGCGGCAAAAGCCCACGGCAAAGCTCACCAGGGAGATCCACGGCGGCGTTACTTCACCCACGAAGGCTTGAAGCTGCATTACTGGGAGTGGGGTGATCCGAACGAACATACCTACGTGTTTGTCCACGGCATTCGCGACCAGGGGCGCAGTTGGGATCATTTTCTCGACGCGCTCAGGCGGCGCGGCGTGCCGATCAAGCACGCTGTTGCTCTCGACCTGCGCGGTCACGGCGATAGCGACTGGTTGGGTTTGAGCCGTGCGTACCAGCATGAAGATTTTTTGACCGATCTTGCCGGTCTGTTGAAGCATCTCGACAAAGAACCGGTGACGATCATCGGCCATTCGCTCGGCGGCAGCATGTGTCTGCTCTACGCCGGCACCTTTCCCGAGCGTGTGAAGCGTATGGTGCTGCTTGAATCGTTGGGGCCTTTTGCGCGCGCGGACGAAGAAGTCCCGAACATCATCGCCGAGCGTTTGAGCGGGCGCGACTACATCGAAATTCCGTTTCCGCATGAGACGGTGCAAGCCGCCGCCAAAGCGATTCAGAAGACTTTTCCGCTAATTCCCGATCGCGCGGCGCTGCACATGGCGGAGCATGGCGCCTATTTCAAAGGCGGGCGCTACCGCTGGAAGCACGATCCGATCCTGCGCTACCGCACGACCACGGCGATGTCGGAAGGGCAGATCGAAGCGTTCATCAAGCGATTGCAGTGTCCGATCCTTTTCGTCTACGGCACCGAGAGCGATTTCATGAAATCGGTGCGCGGCCACCGCGCGCAGTTGTTTCCCAACGCCCAGATCGTGCCGATCGAAGGGGCGGGGCATCATATTCCGCATGAGAAGCCGGAAGAACTTGCGGAGGTCGTCGTTCCGTTCTTACTTAGCGAGTAG
- a CDS encoding nitronate monooxygenase, with product MSLHTPLCDLLNIKYPIIQAGMGWDKEGLTTPPALVAAVSNAGGLGCIGGSSIRPEVIRERIREVRKLTDKPFGVDITLPKMEDVKIPDPDEVRKEIQEKYPKHAKFNDEMIPKLGLKPVPPDRKSWVKTPAATREQLKVILEEKVPILIIGLGDTAEVVPLAHERGIKVMALAGAVKHALSHARKGADVIIAQGYEAGGHTGTIGNFPLIPQIVDAVKPKPVVAAGGISDGRGVAAALALGAVGVWCGTTFLVTREGGINPVYKQQIYKGTSEDFVRTAYTSGHYARHYKSAVIKEWMDSGLPAMPTPYQGNAMDEVRRAAEAADRVDLLHVPGGQVSGMLSEEKNNVPAAEIVDRMVTQASEILNQMRTRYVGG from the coding sequence ATGAGTTTGCATACACCCTTGTGTGATTTGTTGAATATTAAATATCCGATCATTCAAGCGGGCATGGGTTGGGACAAAGAGGGATTGACCACGCCGCCGGCGTTGGTGGCGGCGGTTTCCAATGCTGGTGGGTTGGGCTGCATCGGCGGCAGCTCGATTCGCCCGGAAGTGATTCGCGAGCGCATTCGCGAAGTGCGCAAGCTGACGGACAAGCCGTTTGGCGTCGATATCACGCTGCCTAAAATGGAAGATGTCAAAATCCCTGACCCCGATGAAGTACGCAAGGAGATCCAGGAAAAATATCCCAAACATGCCAAGTTTAACGATGAGATGATTCCGAAACTTGGCTTGAAGCCGGTGCCGCCCGATCGCAAGAGCTGGGTCAAAACTCCGGCGGCGACGCGCGAGCAGCTGAAAGTGATTCTTGAAGAGAAGGTGCCGATTCTCATCATCGGCTTGGGCGACACCGCCGAAGTCGTGCCGTTGGCGCACGAGCGCGGCATCAAAGTCATGGCGCTGGCGGGCGCGGTGAAGCACGCGCTGAGCCACGCGCGCAAAGGCGCGGATGTGATCATCGCGCAAGGCTATGAAGCCGGCGGCCACACCGGGACGATCGGCAACTTCCCGCTGATTCCGCAAATCGTCGACGCGGTGAAACCGAAACCGGTAGTCGCGGCGGGCGGCATCTCTGATGGCCGCGGTGTAGCAGCGGCGCTGGCGCTGGGTGCGGTGGGTGTGTGGTGCGGCACGACGTTTCTCGTGACTAGAGAAGGCGGCATCAATCCGGTTTACAAGCAGCAAATCTATAAAGGCACGTCGGAAGACTTCGTGCGCACGGCCTACACCAGCGGCCACTACGCGCGCCATTACAAGAGCGCGGTCATCAAAGAGTGGATGGACTCCGGTCTGCCGGCGATGCCGACTCCATACCAGGGCAACGCCATGGACGAAGTGCGGCGCGCCGCCGAAGCGGCGGACCGCGTCGATCTGCTGCACGTGCCCGGCGGGCAGGTGTCGGGCATGTTGAGCGAGGAGAAAAACAACGTGCCGGCGGCAGAGATCGTCGACCGCATGGTGACGCAGGCGTCGGAAATCCTGAATCAGATGAGAACGCGCTACGTCGGCGGGTGA
- a CDS encoding enoyl-CoA hydratase/isomerase family protein, translated as MGVRRRDRSRPVPTVDDCMQVLIVIVDRSAQNGGKLMVEMKTIIPKVDESTGVAWLTFNRPEKKNALSRLLMAEMIAVLKEIRENEKIKCVVTTGQGNSYSSGLDLYDLRESWKGKRRRWDEGGSTYEIVRVLRGMPQVTIAAINGWCLGGGFALLNAHDLAISCESAMFGMPEVIRGSYGAVATSTLFHTGIPYKKAFYLQLTGRNMTAAQAERVGLVSEVVPDKELIPTVEQLAKELGSRNFATLESAKIAAYMEKDLPFDMALQTDDLVSHRMRIYTNPLSDVEGYLHSQKGGGTTGYVKPEDRKK; from the coding sequence ATGGGCGTGAGACGTAGGGACAGGTCGCGACCTGTCCCTACAGTTGATGATTGCATGCAAGTTTTGATAGTGATCGTAGATCGAAGCGCGCAAAATGGAGGAAAGCTTATGGTTGAGATGAAGACGATTATTCCCAAAGTTGATGAAAGCACCGGAGTTGCTTGGCTGACGTTCAATAGGCCAGAGAAAAAGAACGCTTTGAGTCGGTTATTGATGGCCGAAATGATCGCGGTGCTGAAAGAAATCCGCGAGAATGAAAAAATCAAATGCGTTGTCACGACGGGCCAAGGAAATTCCTATAGCTCGGGGCTGGATCTTTACGATCTGCGCGAGAGTTGGAAGGGCAAGCGGCGCCGTTGGGACGAAGGCGGCTCGACCTATGAGATCGTGCGTGTGCTGCGCGGCATGCCGCAGGTGACGATTGCGGCGATCAATGGCTGGTGCCTGGGCGGCGGCTTTGCGCTGCTCAACGCCCATGATTTGGCGATCTCCTGTGAGTCGGCGATGTTCGGCATGCCCGAGGTGATCCGCGGCAGCTATGGCGCGGTGGCGACTTCGACGCTATTTCACACCGGCATTCCATATAAAAAGGCCTTCTACCTTCAGTTGACCGGCCGCAATATGACAGCTGCCCAAGCGGAGCGGGTCGGTCTGGTTTCAGAGGTCGTGCCCGATAAAGAGTTGATTCCAACCGTCGAGCAGTTGGCGAAAGAGTTGGGCTCGCGCAACTTCGCGACGCTGGAGAGCGCGAAGATTGCAGCGTACATGGAAAAGGATTTGCCTTTCGACATGGCACTGCAAACCGATGATTTGGTGTCGCACCGCATGCGCATCTACACCAATCCGCTGAGCGACGTCGAAGGCTATCTGCATTCGCAGAAAGGCGGCGGCACGACGGGCTATGTGAAGCCGGAGGATCGGAAGAAATAA
- a CDS encoding ABC transporter substrate-binding protein, producing the protein MASFSLFALLLTLFVVFCTPLHAQEKIKFPMAVSSKTLGYGPLWIASKQGFFDRQGLDVQLVVVRGSDKSVQALVGGSVQVLSSGADGPIAAKENGIDLVMIGGTINGLTHFIMGSKNIKTYENLRGATIGATGVNSGTTIGMREALKQKGIEPREYTVIGTGGSGPAFAALSSGQVTAALIAVPLNYAAADMGFNTIGRVADLVPHYQVAGLAVYRSLAEKNRPVIVRFMKAIILAHRWLYENKEAAIAFLAKEMDMKPEYARRGWEYYTEQKIWPRDGDLSVEGVKFATQVYWEQTQNKSPLPPPQKYVDQSFLREATKELSK; encoded by the coding sequence ATGGCCAGTTTCTCTTTGTTTGCTCTTCTCCTCACACTCTTCGTCGTTTTTTGTACGCCGCTGCACGCCCAAGAAAAAATCAAATTCCCCATGGCCGTCTCCAGTAAGACGCTAGGCTACGGCCCTCTCTGGATCGCTTCCAAGCAAGGTTTCTTCGATCGACAGGGACTAGACGTCCAGCTCGTCGTCGTGCGCGGTTCGGACAAATCGGTGCAGGCGCTGGTCGGCGGTTCTGTGCAAGTCTTGTCATCGGGAGCCGACGGTCCGATCGCGGCGAAGGAAAATGGCATCGATCTGGTCATGATCGGCGGCACGATCAATGGATTGACGCACTTCATCATGGGCTCCAAGAACATCAAGACGTACGAGAATCTGCGCGGTGCCACTATCGGTGCCACCGGTGTCAACTCGGGCACCACCATCGGCATGCGCGAAGCGCTGAAGCAAAAAGGCATCGAGCCGCGAGAATACACCGTCATCGGCACCGGCGGGTCGGGACCGGCTTTCGCCGCGCTGTCTTCCGGTCAGGTCACCGCAGCGTTGATTGCCGTGCCGCTCAACTACGCCGCCGCTGACATGGGTTTTAACACCATCGGCCGCGTTGCCGATTTGGTGCCACATTATCAGGTGGCCGGGCTCGCGGTTTATCGCTCACTCGCGGAGAAGAATCGCCCGGTAATCGTGCGCTTCATGAAAGCGATTATCCTTGCGCACCGCTGGCTCTATGAGAACAAGGAAGCCGCCATCGCGTTTCTTGCCAAAGAGATGGATATGAAACCGGAATATGCGCGGCGCGGTTGGGAATACTACACCGAACAGAAAATCTGGCCGCGCGATGGTGATCTGTCCGTCGAAGGCGTCAAGTTCGCCACCCAAGTCTATTGGGAGCAAACCCAGAACAAATCACCGCTGCCGCCGCCGCAAAAATATGTCGATCAGAGTTTTCTGCGGGAGGCGACGAAGGAACTCTCCAAATAG
- a CDS encoding cupin domain-containing protein translates to MYLSAAAIAAMKGEERVHFVNPACKRINKSLGDAAGLKNMGVHMMTIAPGDRSSEYHCHKYEDEAIYVLSGTGTAVIGEEKHKIGPGDFIGLPGGGPAHETINDGTGPLVCLVIGQRLPQDVVDYPRAGKRLYRNSGQRDMVDYPNIVKRN, encoded by the coding sequence ATGTATCTATCCGCCGCAGCCATCGCCGCCATGAAAGGCGAAGAGCGTGTCCATTTCGTTAACCCCGCGTGCAAGCGCATCAACAAGTCGCTGGGCGACGCCGCGGGCTTGAAAAATATGGGTGTGCATATGATGACGATCGCGCCGGGCGATCGCTCGTCGGAGTATCATTGCCACAAGTATGAAGACGAGGCGATCTACGTGCTGTCGGGCACCGGCACGGCGGTGATCGGCGAGGAGAAGCACAAGATCGGCCCGGGAGATTTCATTGGCCTCCCCGGCGGTGGGCCGGCGCATGAGACGATCAACGACGGCACCGGGCCCCTCGTTTGCTTGGTTATCGGGCAACGGTTGCCACAAGATGTCGTCGACTACCCGCGCGCTGGCAAACGGCTTTACCGTAACAGCGGGCAGCGCGATATGGTGGATTATCCAAATATCGTGAAGAGAAATTGA
- a CDS encoding CoA transferase: protein MGGAFLKGYRALDLTGLSGQLCGRILADLGMEVVKIEPPGGDPVRKLAPFIKSSNGAELSATFAHLNAGKHSKVVDLESDAGRAAFRELVKSADVVIESFKPGELAAKGLGYKDLAMVNPGVVMASITCFGQTGPKKDFAYNDLVGLAESGILYVCGDPATAPCRAPESQAYYFASLFATAGVLAALYRRERTGQGDHIDTSMQETLGTHEHIVRLWANEKQILKRAGSQHGSVAPAKIFPCKDGFVYLYVTRQHWKLFLNVWKDHPPVFDDAAWLNNVYRREHADELNPEVEKFLSKFTMAEITNLLQGKGIPCVPVNTPMGFANDEHVQGRGFMTAVEHAGFGSAKQPAMPFMIDGSRPEVGSVPLLDGWKDIGGKRAAPQSPKSTATSGNGPLDGMRIVSFDHVLAGPYGTTILAELGADVMKIESSKGGMDPFRFFGTGEDPNLSPRFLEFNRNKRSFTVNLKHPKGQGVLHDLVAKADAVLDNYSVDVVDRIGLGYRQLCAVKPDIVNLRMPGLGTTGPKRHYSTVGVNITAFTGLTYMWNHPGVTNPPVGAQLVYPDYVTGVLCAIIIISGVLHRDRQKQGAFVDLGQSEATAFMIGANLMEAASSGRNPEPIGNISRAVAPHNVYPCKGEDRWCAIAAETEQQWNALANILGIAGNAKFATNSARLENRAGLDETISAWTRTRDTFAIRDQLQKAGVPCGVAQTGEDLVNDPQLKERGFIVEVENARLGKVVLPSFPLHFTNAKLTRRWEFPVLGKDTEAVLRDVVGYDAATIAAHKADGVLE, encoded by the coding sequence ATGGGTGGAGCATTTCTCAAAGGGTATCGAGCGTTGGATTTGACCGGTCTCTCCGGCCAGTTGTGCGGGCGCATTTTGGCTGACTTGGGTATGGAAGTGGTTAAGATCGAGCCGCCTGGCGGCGATCCGGTGCGCAAACTCGCGCCGTTTATCAAATCGTCAAACGGCGCGGAGTTGAGCGCGACGTTTGCGCATTTGAATGCCGGCAAGCACAGCAAGGTCGTCGACCTGGAAAGCGACGCGGGGCGCGCGGCGTTCCGTGAGCTGGTGAAATCCGCTGATGTTGTTATCGAGAGCTTCAAGCCGGGTGAGTTGGCGGCAAAGGGTTTGGGCTACAAAGATTTGGCAATGGTGAATCCGGGCGTCGTGATGGCTTCTATCACTTGCTTCGGTCAGACCGGGCCGAAGAAAGATTTTGCCTACAACGATCTGGTCGGTTTGGCTGAGAGCGGCATTCTCTATGTTTGCGGCGATCCGGCCACGGCGCCATGCAGGGCCCCTGAGTCGCAGGCTTACTATTTCGCCAGTCTGTTCGCGACGGCTGGCGTGCTCGCGGCGCTCTATCGCCGCGAGAGAACCGGCCAGGGCGATCACATCGATACTTCGATGCAGGAAACGTTGGGAACCCATGAGCATATCGTTCGCTTGTGGGCCAACGAGAAACAGATTCTCAAGCGCGCCGGCAGCCAGCATGGCTCGGTGGCGCCGGCGAAAATCTTTCCGTGCAAAGATGGCTTCGTCTATCTCTACGTTACGCGGCAGCACTGGAAGCTGTTCTTGAACGTGTGGAAGGATCACCCGCCGGTGTTCGACGATGCCGCCTGGTTGAACAACGTCTACCGGCGTGAGCATGCCGATGAGCTCAATCCCGAAGTGGAGAAGTTTCTCAGCAAGTTCACCATGGCGGAGATTACTAACCTGCTCCAGGGAAAAGGCATTCCTTGCGTGCCGGTGAATACGCCGATGGGTTTCGCCAACGACGAGCATGTGCAGGGCCGTGGATTTATGACGGCAGTGGAGCATGCCGGTTTCGGCAGCGCCAAGCAGCCGGCGATGCCGTTCATGATCGACGGCAGCCGTCCGGAGGTGGGCAGCGTGCCGCTGCTCGATGGTTGGAAAGATATCGGCGGAAAGAGAGCGGCGCCTCAGTCGCCGAAGTCGACAGCGACTAGCGGCAACGGCCCGCTCGACGGCATGCGTATCGTCAGTTTTGACCACGTGCTTGCGGGACCTTATGGCACGACGATTTTGGCTGAGCTCGGCGCCGACGTCATGAAAATAGAGTCGAGCAAAGGCGGCATGGACCCGTTTCGTTTTTTCGGCACCGGCGAAGATCCCAACCTGTCGCCGCGCTTTTTGGAATTTAACCGCAACAAACGCTCCTTCACGGTCAATCTCAAACATCCCAAGGGACAGGGCGTGCTGCACGATCTGGTTGCAAAGGCCGACGCGGTGCTCGACAACTACAGCGTCGATGTGGTCGACCGCATCGGCTTGGGCTACCGCCAGCTCTGCGCGGTGAAGCCGGACATCGTCAACTTGCGCATGCCCGGGCTCGGCACGACGGGGCCGAAGCGGCACTATTCTACGGTCGGTGTGAACATCACCGCCTTCACCGGCTTGACCTATATGTGGAACCATCCAGGCGTGACCAATCCGCCGGTGGGGGCGCAGTTGGTTTATCCCGACTATGTCACCGGCGTGCTGTGCGCGATCATTATCATTTCCGGGGTGCTCCATCGCGACCGGCAGAAGCAGGGCGCGTTCGTCGATCTCGGTCAATCCGAAGCGACCGCGTTCATGATCGGCGCCAACTTGATGGAAGCCGCATCGAGCGGGAGAAATCCTGAGCCCATCGGCAATATCTCGCGCGCGGTGGCGCCGCATAATGTCTACCCCTGCAAAGGGGAAGATCGCTGGTGCGCCATCGCCGCGGAGACCGAGCAGCAGTGGAACGCGCTGGCGAATATTCTAGGGATCGCGGGTAATGCAAAGTTTGCCACCAACAGCGCGCGTTTAGAAAACCGCGCAGGGCTGGATGAAACGATCTCCGCCTGGACAAGAACTCGCGATACGTTTGCAATCCGCGATCAGCTGCAAAAAGCCGGCGTTCCTTGCGGCGTGGCGCAGACGGGCGAAGACTTAGTGAACGATCCGCAGTTAAAAGAGCGCGGCTTCATCGTCGAAGTGGAAAACGCGCGCTTGGGCAAAGTCGTGCTGCCGAGTTTTCCGCTGCACTTTACCAATGCGAAGTTGACGCGCCGTTGGGAGTTCCCCGTGCTTGGCAAAGACACGGAAGCAGTGCTGCGCGATGTGGTAGGCTATGACGCCGCGACGATCGCCGCGCATAAAGCGGACGGGGTCTTGGAATAA
- a CDS encoding ABC transporter substrate-binding protein — MKIASVVSLLLTVLAPLTSFAQSKTKFPYSITSKSLGYGPMLASAKLGFMDKEDLEPQLIYVRGADKSLAAVISGSVYVSASGSDAHIAAVERGIDVTMIGGTINGLSQVIMTSKNIATLNELRGKIIGATSATSGLGFALRRYFKAKGFEYGRDYQILATGSAGPTLAALAAGQVHAAALGVPLNFVAADQGYHGVGRLVDAIPSYQFGAFTVARSVAEKIVLCSFASCER, encoded by the coding sequence ATGAAGATTGCTAGTGTCGTATCGCTGCTTCTGACGGTCTTGGCACCGCTAACAAGCTTCGCCCAAAGCAAAACCAAATTTCCCTACAGCATCACCAGCAAAAGCCTTGGCTACGGCCCCATGCTGGCGTCGGCCAAGCTTGGCTTCATGGATAAGGAAGACTTGGAGCCGCAGCTCATCTATGTGCGCGGCGCGGATAAATCACTGGCCGCGGTGATCAGCGGATCAGTCTATGTGTCAGCCTCTGGTTCGGACGCCCATATCGCCGCGGTGGAGCGCGGCATCGATGTGACGATGATCGGCGGGACGATCAACGGGTTGTCGCAGGTGATCATGACCAGCAAGAACATTGCGACGCTGAATGAACTGCGCGGCAAGATCATTGGCGCCACCAGCGCGACTTCGGGCTTGGGTTTTGCCCTGCGCCGTTATTTCAAAGCGAAAGGCTTCGAGTACGGCCGCGACTATCAGATCCTTGCCACCGGCAGCGCCGGGCCGACTTTGGCGGCGCTCGCTGCTGGTCAGGTCCATGCGGCGGCTTTGGGTGTGCCGCTCAATTTTGTCGCCGCCGATCAGGGCTATCACGGCGTCGGGCGGCTCGTCGATGCGATCCCCAGCTATCAGTTCGGCGCGTTTACCGTTGCACGCAGCGTGGCAGAAAAAATCGTCCTTTGTTCGTTCGCTTCATGCGAGCGATGA
- a CDS encoding LLM class flavin-dependent oxidoreductase translates to MPPIKFGVGLYGTDSAQEAVKLGQLADELGYDRFWIGDSNMIWRELYVLAGAIAATTKRIAIGPGVTHLAGRHITVTASAMVTLHELSGGRVFLGFGVGASGPANIGMKPIGVDEIEANIETLQKLFGGESVEINGKQAKCLFPCGSLPIYIGTRAPRVMKMACRVADGFIHSGESPVLQELVNQIRGYTREAGRESHSVEFVYRLPCAIDNDPATAREAVKSVVARTAMTQLGRLYDRDKLDNEDDRRAIERMRREYDTYHHMDAVHSYLVRDEWVERFALAGATDRIKNKVQEFADAGIDELTIIPCGKSRRAVIENFAKAAIARS, encoded by the coding sequence ATGCCACCCATCAAATTTGGCGTCGGTCTCTACGGCACCGACAGCGCGCAAGAAGCGGTCAAACTCGGCCAGCTCGCCGACGAACTCGGCTACGACCGTTTTTGGATCGGCGACTCGAACATGATCTGGCGCGAGCTCTACGTCCTTGCCGGCGCCATCGCAGCGACGACCAAACGCATCGCCATCGGCCCCGGTGTGACCCATCTTGCCGGGCGCCACATTACCGTCACCGCCAGCGCTATGGTGACACTGCACGAACTATCCGGCGGCAGGGTTTTCCTCGGCTTCGGCGTCGGCGCCAGCGGGCCAGCCAATATCGGCATGAAGCCCATCGGCGTCGATGAGATTGAAGCGAATATCGAGACGCTGCAGAAGCTCTTTGGCGGCGAGTCCGTTGAGATCAACGGTAAGCAAGCAAAATGCCTGTTCCCCTGCGGCTCCCTGCCAATCTACATCGGCACGCGCGCGCCGCGGGTGATGAAAATGGCGTGCCGTGTTGCCGACGGATTCATCCACTCCGGTGAATCTCCGGTACTCCAAGAACTTGTGAATCAAATTCGCGGCTATACACGCGAAGCCGGCAGAGAAAGCCACTCGGTTGAATTCGTCTATAGACTCCCGTGCGCCATCGACAACGATCCCGCCACGGCTCGTGAAGCGGTGAAAAGCGTCGTCGCCCGTACCGCGATGACGCAACTCGGGCGGCTCTACGATCGCGACAAATTAGACAATGAAGATGACCGCCGCGCCATCGAGCGCATGCGCCGCGAGTACGATACCTACCATCACATGGATGCCGTCCATAGTTATCTGGTGCGGGATGAATGGGTGGAGCGGTTCGCACTGGCAGGAGCGACGGATCGGATCAAAAACAAGGTTCAGGAGTTCGCCGACGCCGGCATCGACGAGTTGACAATCATTCCATGCGGGAAGTCACGGCGAGCGGTGATTGAGAATTTTGCAAAGGCTGCCATCGCCCGGTCGTAG